The segment TTGCGCCGGCTGACACGGGCCTTGCGGCCGCTCTCGTCGACGGAAAACCCTACCCGCGTGCCCTTGCCCGAGACCGGGTCCACGAGCATCACGTTGGAGGCGTGGATGGACGCCTCACGCTCCACGATGCCGCCCTGCACCTGCTTCTGGGGGTTCGGCTTGGTATGCCGCTTGACGAGGTTCACGCCCTCGACCACCACCCGGTTGCGCTCGGCATCCACCAGCGTCACCCGACCCCGCTTGCCGCGATCGCGGCCGGCGATGACGATGACGTCGTC is part of the Acidobacteriota bacterium genome and harbors:
- the rplX gene encoding 50S ribosomal protein L24; translation: MAGLKRIRKNDDVIVIAGRDRGKRGRVTLVDAERNRVVVEGVNLVKRHTKPNPQKQVQGGIVEREASIHASNVMLVDPVSGKGTRVGFSVDESGRKARVSRRKDGGVIDK